From Flavobacterium lipolyticum, one genomic window encodes:
- a CDS encoding 1,4-dihydroxy-2-naphthoyl-CoA synthase: MDWITAREFEDITYKKCNGVARIAFNRPNVRNAFRPKTTSELYQAFYDAQEDTSIGVVLLSAEGPSTKDGVYSFCSGGDQNARGHQGYVGEDGQHRLNILEVQRLIRFMPKVVIAVVPGWAVGGGHSLHVVCDMTLASKEHAIFKQTDADVTSFDGGYGSAYLAKMVGQKKAREIFFLGRNYSAQEAMDMGMVNAVIPHDELEDTAYEWAQEILQKSPTSIKMLKFAMNLTDDGMVGQQVFAGEATRLAYMTEEAKEGRNAFLEKRKPNFGENKWLP; encoded by the coding sequence ATGGATTGGATTACAGCCAGAGAATTTGAAGATATAACTTATAAAAAATGTAATGGAGTTGCGAGAATTGCTTTTAACAGACCAAACGTTAGAAATGCATTTCGTCCAAAAACAACTTCAGAATTGTACCAGGCTTTTTACGATGCGCAGGAAGATACTTCGATAGGAGTGGTTTTACTGTCTGCAGAAGGACCTTCAACCAAAGACGGAGTATATTCTTTTTGCAGCGGAGGCGATCAAAACGCGCGTGGGCATCAGGGTTATGTGGGTGAAGACGGACAACATCGCTTAAATATTCTTGAAGTGCAGCGTTTAATCCGTTTTATGCCAAAAGTGGTTATTGCAGTTGTTCCGGGTTGGGCAGTTGGCGGTGGACACAGTTTGCATGTCGTTTGTGACATGACTTTGGCGAGTAAAGAGCATGCCATATTCAAACAAACGGATGCCGATGTAACCAGTTTTGACGGTGGCTACGGATCTGCGTATCTGGCTAAAATGGTCGGACAGAAAAAAGCGCGTGAAATTTTCTTTTTAGGTAGAAATTATTCTGCTCAGGAAGCTATGGATATGGGGATGGTGAATGCTGTAATTCCACATGATGAGCTTGAAGATACTGCTTACGAGTGGGCACAGGAAATTTTACAAAAATCTCCAACTTCTATCAAGATGCTAAAATTTGCAATGAACTTAACAGACGACGGTATGGTAGGTCAGCAGGTTTTTGCCGGAGAAGCAACACGTTTAGCGTACATGACCGAAGAAGCAAAAGAAGGAAGAAATGCCTTTTTAGAGAAAAGAAAGCCAAACTTCGGTGAGAATAAATGGTTGCCATAA
- a CDS encoding zinc-dependent metalloprotease — MKKEYIILSFIFCFSGFMYAQKSEGSGVVSYPDNNIKVVGEKEFWSANPKTDNSIESDLLTVYYKGLYNRRNNYLSGIKGTIDKPGGYIKIEVHAYDSKRAGGLQLLTNDEKTFVTRPIYNVEITQSSPNVFSKTTKEMNYEYFDYGQQIGKISSDDIKTLGAKSSNTVTVNCGGWAWNWLRAFSLVSSSCSLEIDEDKLIQLENQPVVVKITVKDATLIDVRVPAVERNDNLKRIIEKEYPYFIIKKVNAEILEAPEDNNTASYYEDLVRQQFNWANKAYTDKTGKTLPPAAVAAGAKMANARIVFKDIDITVRKGSKEIYDRDKIASGAAMANKNADGIDIKSINKNEIFIKYVPKLRNQANVFLFGTSGIWIDNSNNELVAALTVIAYSKYDSNPLIIVTLAHELGHYFGLDHTFAGGCTGPNDKISDTPASEATYLWSYKDCIAPLQCGGQRRLIENIMDYSNCRFMFTPGQVIAMRNRIRKVFPNLYTTQRSTDAGINTDLNITVKDLRPGKTGRSKRDTLEKEVEKSQDIILYPNPVKDILTISNMENEEYAIYNLTGQQILTGRTQTGQIDVSTLPNGLYIIRIKNSSKPFIKE; from the coding sequence CAAAAATCAGAAGGCAGTGGTGTTGTCAGCTATCCGGATAATAATATAAAGGTAGTTGGAGAGAAGGAATTTTGGTCTGCAAATCCGAAAACAGACAATAGCATTGAGTCTGATTTACTGACCGTATATTATAAAGGACTTTACAACCGTCGCAACAACTACCTAAGCGGTATTAAGGGAACCATAGATAAACCCGGAGGTTATATCAAAATCGAGGTGCATGCTTACGACAGTAAGAGAGCAGGAGGGTTGCAGCTATTGACAAACGATGAGAAGACATTTGTAACCAGACCGATCTATAATGTGGAAATCACTCAAAGTTCCCCAAATGTGTTTTCTAAAACAACAAAAGAAATGAATTACGAATACTTTGATTATGGCCAGCAGATTGGTAAGATTTCTTCTGATGATATAAAAACACTGGGTGCTAAATCATCGAATACAGTTACGGTGAATTGTGGAGGCTGGGCCTGGAACTGGCTTAGGGCTTTCAGCCTTGTAAGTTCTTCCTGTTCTTTGGAAATAGATGAGGATAAACTGATACAGTTAGAAAACCAGCCTGTAGTGGTAAAAATTACGGTGAAAGATGCTACTTTGATAGACGTACGGGTTCCCGCGGTGGAAAGGAATGACAACTTGAAGAGAATAATAGAAAAAGAGTATCCTTATTTTATCATCAAAAAAGTAAATGCAGAAATTCTGGAAGCCCCGGAAGATAACAATACAGCTTCTTATTACGAAGATTTGGTAAGACAGCAATTTAATTGGGCTAATAAAGCCTATACCGATAAAACGGGTAAGACTTTACCACCTGCAGCAGTGGCGGCGGGTGCCAAAATGGCTAATGCCAGAATTGTGTTCAAAGATATTGATATTACTGTCCGTAAAGGATCAAAAGAGATTTATGACCGAGACAAGATAGCTTCAGGAGCTGCAATGGCAAATAAAAATGCAGATGGAATTGATATAAAGAGTATTAACAAAAATGAAATATTTATTAAATATGTGCCTAAATTAAGAAATCAGGCAAATGTTTTTCTCTTTGGAACTAGTGGTATCTGGATTGATAATAGTAACAATGAATTAGTAGCAGCTCTTACAGTTATTGCTTATAGCAAATACGATAGTAATCCATTAATAATAGTAACACTTGCCCACGAATTGGGGCATTATTTTGGACTAGATCACACTTTTGCGGGTGGTTGTACAGGGCCAAATGATAAAATTAGTGATACTCCTGCCTCAGAAGCAACATACTTATGGTCCTATAAAGATTGTATTGCCCCTCTTCAATGTGGAGGACAGAGAAGGTTGATAGAGAATATTATGGATTATAGTAATTGCCGTTTTATGTTTACTCCGGGCCAGGTTATAGCAATGAGAAATAGAATTCGAAAAGTTTTTCCTAATTTGTATACTACTCAAAGATCAACGGATGCTGGTATTAATACAGATCTTAACATTACAGTGAAAGATTTAAGACCCGGTAAAACAGGCAGAAGCAAGAGAGATACTTTGGAAAAAGAGGTAGAAAAATCCCAAGATATCATTCTATATCCTAATCCTGTAAAGGATATTTTAACTATTTCGAATATGGAAAATGAAGAATATGCAATTTATAATTTAACAGGCCAGCAAATACTGACTGGCAGAACCCAAACCGGACAAATTGATGTTAGCACTCTCCCAAATGGATTATACATCATTAGAATAAAAAATAGCAGCAAGCCATTTATTAAAGAATAG